The sequence below is a genomic window from Candidatus Sysuiplasma acidicola.
ATTTCAGCATCACAGAAGGAAAGGAAACAGGCGCTGCTCTTATGTCGTTTTGCATATAGGGGGCTGCAGATGAACAACGGTGCTGTATCAATTTCCTTTTCCGAGTAACACACTTGGTTCTGTTCGTTCAATATCGAGACCATCAAAGTGTCTGTCGAAAGAAACGATGTAGTCTACTGCCAGCTTCTTGGCGACAAAGTACTGCAAGGCGTCATCGAAATCAAGCTTTGTTTTCTGCTGAACAATGGTTGTCGCGATTATATCGGCATTTCCGGTGTCGTAGACTACAAGCCCTGTGCTTCTTTCCAGGTTCCGCAGGAATATAGATGCTGTTTCCGCTTTGCCGAGTATCTCTTCTACTGCGTGCACGGAAAATCTTGTTACCACAGCCTCCAATTCGCCTTCGGATATCCCGTCCAAAAGGTGCTCGCATTGTGCCGCTCTATCCTGCTTCAAGAACATCTCCAGAAAGATGTTTGTATCCAGGAGTATCATCTTGCTTTTTTCCACAGCTTGTGTTGCAGTTCCACGGAATCTTCCTTCAGGTAATCCAGAACTCCGACCAGCTTA
It includes:
- a CDS encoding PIN domain-containing protein, whose protein sequence is MKQDRAAQCEHLLDGISEGELEAVVTRFSVHAVEEILGKAETASIFLRNLERSTGLVVYDTGNADIIATTIVQQKTKLDFDDALQYFVAKKLAVDYIVSFDRHFDGLDIERTEPSVLLGKGN